Genomic window (Flavobacterium oreochromis):
AAATCGTTAATGGTTTCGTAAAATGTAGAACTAAAGGTGGTATGATCGTTGACGTATTCGGAATCGAAGCATTCTTACCAGGTTCTCAAATCGATGTTAAGCCTATCCGTGACTACGATCAATATGTGAATAAAATGATGGAATTCAAAGTGGTTAAAATCAACCATGAATTCAAAAACGTTGTTGTATCTCACAAAGCACTTATTGAAGCTGATATTGAAGTTCAGAAAAAAGAAATCATCGGTCAATTAGAAAAAGGTCAGGTATTAGAAGGAGTTGTTAAAAACATCACTTCTTATGGAGTATTTATTGACTTAGGAGGTGTTGATGGATTAATCCACATCACTGACTTATCTTGGTCAAGAATCAACCACCCATCTGAAGTATTAGAATTAGACCAAAAATTAAACGTAGTTATCTTAGACTTTGATGATGAGAAAACACGTATCCAATTAGGTTTAAAACAATTAAACGCTCACCCTTGGGATGCTTTAGATGCTAACTTAGCTGTTGGTGATAAAGTGAAAGGTAAAGTAGTTGTTTTAGCTGATTACGGTGCTTTCATCGAAGTTGCTGAAGGAGTTGAAGGTTTAATCCACGTTTCTGAAATGTCTTGGTCAACTCACTTAAGAAGTGCTCAAGATTTCGTGAAAATTGGAGATGAAGTAGAAGCAGTTATCTTAACTTTAGATAGAGAAGAGAGAAAAATGTCTTTAGGTATCAAACAATTAACTAACGATCCTTGGACAGATATTACTGCTAAATACCCAGTAGGTTCTAAACATACAGGTACAGTAAGAAACTTTACTAACTTTGGTATCTTCGTAGAATTAGAAGAAGGTATTGATGGTTTAGTATATATTTCTGACTTATCTTGGACTAAAAAAATCAAACACCCATCTGAATTCGTTAACGTAGGTGACAAATTAGATGTTGTTGTGTTAGAATTAGATGTTGATGCTCGTAAATTATCTTTAGGTCACAAACAAACTACTGCTAACCCTTGGGATAAGCATGAGGATGCGTTCGCTGTAGGTACTGTACACAACGGAACTATCTCTGAAATGGTTGACAAAGGTGCAACTGTAGATTTCGGTGATGATGTTGTAGCTTTCATCCCTACACGTCACTTAGAAAAAGAAGATGGTAAAAAATTGAAAAAAGGTGATACTGCTGACTTCAAAGTAATTGAGTTCAACAAAGAATTCAAAAGAGTAGTAGCATCTCACACAGCTATCTTCCGTGAAGAAGAAGAAAAAGTAGTTAAAGAAGCTGAATCTAAAACTACTTCTACTCAAGCTGAGAAATCAACTTTAGGAGATATCGATGCTTTAGCTGAATTAAAAGCTAAAATGGAAAGAGGAGAGAAATAATATTTCCTTAATCTAAAAAGTTAAAAGTCCTGCAAAATTGTAGGACTTTTTTTGTTATTTTGAATAATTAATTTTTTTGAACAATTAATTTGCTGTTTAATCATGCCAATAATCATAACTATGTGTTTTTCAAAATCAAAATAAAGTTGAATTTAGTTGCTGGTAATAGCTTTAGTAAAAACGCAAATATCTATTTTGATTATAATTTTTCTATTACAACTAATACGGCTACCATGACTATAGCTGCTTTAAAAAATAAGATTTTGAATTCAATAGTTATTTTAGATTGTATCCAAATCCTGTAGAGGCTACTTTAAATATAGGATCAAAAGATACTATTGAAGTGGATTCAATTCAGATATAATGCTTTGGAACAACTGGTTTTTGTAATTCCAAGTGCTCAAAATATGAATACAATTGATGTATCAAGTTTAACTTCAGGGAATTATTTTATAAAAATAAAATCTGATAAAGGAACCTCAAATACAAAGTTTCTCAAACAATAAAAAAAGTCCCGAGCCATCGGGACTTTTTTTATCAAAAAAAAATGTACTTTTACATTCCAAATGAAATAACATAACCATGAGTCATAAAACGCTGCTTACTTCTACAGAAGTAAATATTATACTCCATCGTTTGGCTTGTCAGCTTATTGAAAATCACTTAGATTTTTCAGAAACAGTCTTAATTGGGATTCAACCTCGCGGTGTCTATTTAGCGAAGCGATTATTGCAAATCTTAGAACAAGAATATGAGGTTCCCTCCGTACAAATTGGTTATTTAGATATTACTTTCTTTAGAGATGATTTTAGACGTGGTGAAACCCTAGAAGCTAATAAAACACAAATAGATTTCTTAGTCGAAGGGAAGAAAGTAATCTTTATAGATGATGTATTGTATACAGGTCGAAGTATTAATGCTGCTTTGCAAGCCTTACAATCTTTTGGTAGACCAAGTGAAGTAGAATTATTGGTATTAATTGATAGACGATTTAGTCGTCATTTGCCTATACAGCCTGATTATAGAGGAAGGCAAGTAGATGCTATCAATTATGAAAAAGTAGTGGTAAAATGGAAAGAAATCCATGGTGAGGATGCAGTAGAATTAATAACAAAGTAAAATGAAAGAATTAAGCGTAAATCACTTATTAGGGATTAAATATATAACTGAAGAAGATATTCAGTTAATTTTTGAAACCGCTGATCATTTTAAAGAAGTAATTAATCGTCCAATTAAAAAAGTACCTTCTTTACGTGATATCACCATTGCTAATATCTTCTTTGAAAATAGTACACGTACAAAACTATCATTTGAGCTAGCTCAAAAAAGGTTATCCGCTGATATTGTAAATTTTGCAGCCTCTAGTTCTTCTGTTACAAAAGGAGAAACTCTTATTGATACAGTGAATAATATACTTTCTATGAAAGTAGATATGGTCGTTATGCGTCATTCATCACCAGGTGCTGCTGTTTTTCTTTCAAAAAATGTAAAAGCAAGTATTGTAAATGCAGGAGATGGAGCACATGAGCATCCTACACAAGCATTGTTAGATGCTTATACTATTCGTGAAAAATTAGGTGACGTAGCTGGAAAAAAAGTGGTAATTGTAGGAGATATTTTGCATTCAAGGGTAGCCTTATCTAATATTTATTCATTACAAAAATTAGGTGCTCAAGTTAAAGTTTGTGGTCCTAATACTTTAATTCCGCGCTATATTAGAGAGTTAGGGGTAGAAGTAGAGCCTAATTTAAGAAAAGCACTTGAATGGTGCGATGTAGCCAATATGTTACGTGTTCAAAATGAACGTTTAGATGTAAGTTATTTCCCTTCTACACGTGAGTATACCATGCAATATGGATTAGATAAAGATTTATTAAATTCTTTAAATAAAGAAATAGTTGTAATGCATCCTGGTCCTATTAATCGTGGGGTGGAAATTACCAGCGATGTAGCTGATTCTAAACAATCTGTTATTTTAGATCAAGTAGAAAATGGAGTGGCAGTTCGCATGGCAGTAATTTATTTATTAGCTTCAAAAATTAAATAAAAATGATAATCATTTTTATTTAATTTTTGAATGATTAATTTAGTGAAGAAAAAAAGTAATGAAAGTTGATCAAAGAGGACATACTACCATTATAAAAGATACAGAAGGTAGTTCTGATGTTTTTTTACAAAAACTAATCAGTCAGTATAATACATTTAAGGATGTTAATTTAATTATAGATATTACACACGATGATTCAGTTAATTTAGAAGCAATTAATTCTTTTATAGAATTATCAGATAAACATAAAGCTTTAAAGAAGTCTTTTGTATTAGTGGCAGAAGGAATTGATTTTAATGAGGTTCCTGATTCTATATTAGTAGTTCCTACTTTATTAGAAGCACACGATATAATAGAAATGGAAGAAATAGAACGAGATTTAGGTTTTTAACCTTTTGGAACAAATAGAGAAGGTTTATTCCCTTCTTTTTTATATAAAATATATGATTAATATTTTATTTTTAGTCTGTTAATAGAAAAGATAATATTTTATATTTATTGCTTATCTAAGATAAAATATCGATGTAGATTTTTATAAATTGAGAGACATTCTTTTAAGTCATTTTATAGAAGGATTTTATTTTGTAAATAAAAAGAATTAAATGAAGTAGTGATGAAATATTGGACTTTTCCTAATAATTACTCAATTGTAGCAGTTTATTAAAATACAAACTTACGATTAAAAATAGTCTTATAGAGGTTAGTAATTTAAATGAAAATAATATAGTTAGTACTTTAGTAACTCGTTATATAACACCTATTGAAATAATACAAAATCAGATAACTCCTGTGATAACAATTTATTTTAAACTTTTAGGTTTGAATCGTTTTGTAGATTTTTCTTTATTAAATTCAGAAAATAATATATTTTATTTTAATCCCTTTATGATTATAAAGAAAAGATGAATGCAATTTTTAAAACATCTAATAGAAATTTGCAAAATAAGAGAGTTAGAAACAAGTTTAAAGAGAAAGAATTTACCCTTTTATAAAATATTATTGTAGACTTTCCGTCAGATTTAAAGATTAATGAAATAACTCATAAGTATACTGTGTCAAGACAGTATTTGAATAAAATATTTACAAAACAAGTAAAGAAATCACCTACAGAATTTAGAAAAATTCATCGCTTTAGGATATCATTAGTAAATCAAATAAGAGAAGGAAATTTTACTAAACTTTCTTATGAATCACAATTTTATGATCAGTCACACTTTGTTAGAGATTTTAAAGATTTAACGAGTTTTAAACCTACTGATTTTTTAAAATGTAGATACAAACAAAGAAAATATATGGTTAGTTTTTTAACTTAGTTTACATTTTTACAATTTTAAAGGGAAAGATTATTTTTTATTTGTTTAAAAAATAATTATCATGAAATTTTAAAAAAATCTATTTACTCTTATTGCTTTCTTTTTTGGAATATATGCGCAAAAAAAGTTTTTAAGAAAGAAATCCTACTAAATGGCGTTTTTCATTTTAATAATCCAGGGCAAGATTTAACGAAATACAAAAAAATAGATGTATTAAATGATGCATCATAGAAAGAGCTTGAAAAAAATAATGAAACAATAAGCAAAATCCTACTAAAATTTTTACGGAATGGGATTATAAAAAACAAAAAGAATTAGATAGTTTGTATGACTTATATTTTAAAAATGACTATTTTGATTATGTGGCTAAAAATACCTAGAAATAATTTTTATGTAGAGAATGAAATTTTTTAATTAGGTTTTAGAATAGCAAAAAATAATAAAAATGAAAACTTAGGGAATAGATGTTTCCACTTCTTTTCCGTTTGATTCTCTTTTAATAGTTATTGATAAAGCAGGATAAAAGCAATTGAAAGATTCTGTTTTTAAAAGAATAAAAATTTTGAGAGATTAAAATTATCAGAAATTTTGCTAAAATTAAATAGTCATGTAAATAGAAAGTTTGATTTAGGATCTTATATTTCTTTGTTTAATTTAGTGGGAAAGACACAAGATTTTACAAGTGCTAATTTCGTAGCTGAATGGTATAGACGTAATTTACTTATGTATTCATTAGTTCAAAAATAAATGATAAGAAAAGAAGAAAAAGCGGTCGTTATTTTGGATAATAGTCATATTACTTTATTTAAACATTTTATTGATTTAGATGAGAATTATAAAAAGATTTAATGAAATAAAATAAAAAAGGTTCGAATAACTTTCGAACCTTTTTTATTATTAATCTTGGTCTTCATCCTCATCTTGATCTTCATCCTCATCTTCTTGATCTTCGTCTTCATCTTCAGATTGATCCTCTTTTTCTTCATCTGATGCAGCGTCAGAATCAATTTCTAAATCTTTTAATGCGTCTAGTGTATCATCACCATCGATATCGTCATCGTCGTCAAAGTTCACAATTCGATCTGCTAATTTAGTACTTACTTTTACTAAATAAATAGTGTCTTCAGTCTTAACTTCAACAGCTTCAATTGTTTCATTTTTAGCATTTTTAAAACGAATGATGTCAGAATCATCATAACCTTCAGGGAATTTCTCTACTAAAAGGTTTAAAATTTCACTCGTAAGCTTTGAATAATCTACAATAACTCTTTTCATAAATTGGGGATAATCTTTTTTATTGGCCTAAAACGTATGCGAAAATTAATGGAGCAACAATAGTTGCGTCAGATTCAACGATGAATTTTGGAGTTGTAATGTCTAATTTGCCCCAAGTGATTTTTTCATTTGGAACAGCACCAGAATATGATCCGTAACTAGTGGTTGAGTCTGAAATTTGGCAGAAATAACTCCAGAAAGGAACATCGTGCATTTCCATATCTTGATATAACATAGGAACAACACAAATAGGGAAGTCACCTGCAATACCACCACCAATTTGGAAAAATCCTATTCCTTTTCCTTCACAGTTTTTAGTGTACCAATCAGCTAACCACATCATATATTCTACACCGCTTTTCATAGTGGTTGCTTGAAATTCACCTTTAATGCAGTAAGAAGCAAAAATATTACCCATTGTACTATCTTCCCATCCAGGTACTACTATTGGTAGGTTTTTTTCAGCAGCAGCAACCATCCAAGAATCTTTAGGGTCAATTTCGTAATATTGTTCTAAGACACCAGAATTAATCATTTGGTACATGAACTCATGAGGGAAATATCTTTCACCTGATTTATCAGCTTTATTCCAAATATCATATAAATGTGATTGTAAACGACGGAAAGCTTCCTCTTCAGGAATACAAGTATCTGTTACACGATTGTAATGATTTTCTAACAAGTCCCATTCTTCTTGTGGTGATAAATCACGATAGTTAGGAACTCTTTTGTATGAATTATGAGCTACAAGGTTCATAATATCTTCTTCTAAGTTAGCACCAGTGCATGAAATGATATGTACTTTGTCTTGACGAATCATTTCAGCTAATGATTTTCCTAATTCGGCAGTACTCATAGCACCTGCTAAGGTAATCATCATTTTACCATTGTCTAACAAATGTTCTTCATATCCTTTAGCTGCATCTACTAAAGCAGCTGCATTAAAATGAAGATAATGTTTTTCAATAAATTGACTAATAGGTCCTTTATTCATTTTTATTTATTGTTTGTGTTTGTATTTTCTGTTGTTATTTTTTATTGTAACCTAATATCTCTAAAATTTCTTCTGCTTTTTGTTCTTCTGAAAAAACCTCTGTTGCAAAAATGCCATTTTTATCTTTATCAATCAAGATGTGTTTAGGTTGTGGTAAGATACAATGATGTAAACCTCCGTGTCCTCCTATTGTTTCTTGATATGCACCTGTGTTAAAGAAACCGATGTAAAGCGGTTTTTCTTTGTTGTATTTAGGAAGATAGATAGCGTTCATGTGTTGTTCAGAATTGTAATAATCATCACCATCACATGTTAAACCTCCTAGTAGCACACGTTCGTAAGTATCATTCCAACGATTTACTGCTAACATAACAAAACGTTTGTTAATTGCCCATGTATCAGGGAGTGTTGTGATAAAGGAAGAATCTATCATGTTCCAATTTTCTCTGTCATTTTGTTTTTTCTGATACAATACTTGATAAATAGCTCCTCCTGCTTCTCCAACTGTAAAAGAACCAAATTCAGTAAAGATATGAGGAACAGGAACTTCTGCTTCATCACAAGCGATTTTAATTTGGTTTAAGATTTCATCTACCATGTATTGATAGTCATATTCAAAAGCTAATGAATTTTTAATAGGAAACCCTCCACCTATATTTAAACTATCTAAAGTTGGGCATTCTTTTTTAAGGTTGATATAAACCTTCATACATTTTAATAACTCATTCCAATAATAAGCTGTATCACGTATTCCGGCATTAATGAAAAAGTGAAGCATTTTTAGTTCAACTTTTTTGTTATCCTGAATATTTTTTCTGTAGAAAGGCACAATATCTTTATAACCTATTCCTAAGCGAGAAGTATAAAATTCAAACTTAGGTTCTTCTTCTGCTGCTATACGAATTCCGATTTTGAATTTACCGTCAATTTCTTCTTGTAATAAATCTAATTCTTCAAAATTATCAATAACCGGTACTGTATTTTTATGTCCGTTGTTAATTAACCGAGCAATATTACTGACATATTGCCCGCGTTTAAATCCATTACATACAACAAAAGTATTTTTGTTGATTCTTCCATCTTCCATTAATTTTTCAACAATATTAATGTCAAAGGCAGAAGAAGTTTCAATATGTATATTGTTTTTTAAAGCTTCATTTAAGATAAATTCAAAATGGGAACTTTTAGTACAATAGCAATAATAATATTTTGCCTCATAACCATGTTTTTCCATGGCATTACGAAACCACATTTTAGCTTTATTAATATTTTGAGAAATTTTAGGTAAATATGTAAACTTAAGAGGAGTTCCGTATTGCTCTACTAATTTCATTAGATCAATACCATGAAATTGTAGATGGTCTTTATTTAAGGTGAACTCTTCTTGAGGAAAATAAAATGTTTGATTGATTAAGTCGAAATATTTTGTATTCATTTAGCTATAAATAAATTGTAATTAAAATTAATAAAAAAACTCAATACAATTTATTCAAATACGAATATTCGCAAAAATGATTTCTAATTCGGTATAAAGGGGTTCGTCCATAGCTGGCAAAAATAAAAAATAATAACTTTTTACTCCAAAGAAAATTTTTAAAAAAATCAATTTTTATAATCATCAAAAGCAGCTAGGATATCAAAGTCTGTTACTGTTTGATTTATTATACACTGACCAATTGAGTTTAGAAGGGTAAATTGTATTTTTCCAAACTCATTTTTTTTGTCGTGAATTAATAAATTCATAATAAAATTGATTTCATTATCGTTAAAATTAATAGAATCATATAGATTTAGTATTAAATTTTTTATTTCAAGATATTCATTCAATGATAAAAGATCTTTTTTTACTGATAAAAAACTCTCTAAAATTATGCCACAAGCAATGGCTTCACCATGAAGTAGTCGTTCCTTGTTGGGGTGTTCTAAAAAGTAAGTTTCAATTGCATGACCTAACGTATGACCAAAATTTAGTGCTTTTCTGATTCCTATTTCTCTAGGATCTTCTTTAACAATTTTTGCTTTCACTGCTATAGATTCTTCAATTAAAAAATCAAATTCTTGAAAATTAATATTTGTAAGATCTTTGAAACGATTCCAATGATTTTTATTTCCAATAAGTCCGTGTTTCAGCATTTCGGCTAGACCAGAACGGAGTTCTCTTTGAGATAATGATTGAAGGAATTGTGTGTTAATAAGTACCATTTCAGGTTGGGTAATAGTTCCAATTTGGTTTTTTAAACCACCTAAATCAACGCCGTTTTTTCCCCCAATAGAAGCATCTACCATAGCTAATAAAGTAGTAGGGATATTTATAAAAGAAAGACCTCGTTTAAAAGTTGAGGCTATAAATCCTCCCATATCTGTAATTACACCACCTCCTACATTGATAATTAAACTTTTTCTATCAGCTCCTAGTTCTGTTAAAGCTTCCCAAACGTTTACGCAAGTTTCAATTGTTTTGTTTTCTTCTCCAGCTTCTAATTCTATTATTTCTAAGGGAAGTTCTGTTTCCAAATAAGATAAAAAATGAGGTAAGCAATATTCATTTGTATTTTCATCTACTAAGATGAAAATTTTAGAAAATTGATTTTCTTTTAGAAATTGATTTAATCCTAAATAATTGTCATTTACGAAATGTACTGAAGAAAAAGCCTGCATTTTTTTGAAAATTAAGTTTTTGTGCAAAATAAAATAAAAAATACTATATAAATAATGGACTCATGATTTTATATTTGCATAAGAAAAAAAATAAAATGGAAAAAATATTTGATAATACACAAAATGCTTTTAGTTTAAAAAGCGATACTGAGTTAGAAAGAGCTCATTTTTTGTTTAAAGTGATCGATTCTCAGCCTTTGGTGAAAATAGGAACAGTAGTTACGAACTTCGCTTTAAAAGCAAAATTGCCGGTTGAAGGATTAATCAGGGCTACAGTATTTGATCATTTTTGTGGAGGTGTTTCAGAAGATGATTGTATTCCAGTAGTAGATAAGATGTATACAAAAGGAGTTTCTTCTGTTTTAGATTATTCTGTAGAAGGTAAAGAGGATGAAAAAGCTTTTGATGATGCAATGAATAAAACATTAAAAATTATTCTTTTTGCAAAAGAAAAAAAGCAATTCCATTTGCCGTTTTTAAACCTACCGGTTTTGGGCGTTTTGAATTATATCAAAAACTAGGAGAAGGTCAAGAATTAACAGAAGTTGAACAAGCAGAATGGGGGCGAGTAGAAGAACGCTTTGATAAAGTTTGTAAATTAGCATACGAAAATGATATTGCTTTATTAATTGATGGAGAGGAAAGTTGGATGCAAGATGCTGCTGATAATTTAGTAGCAAGGATGATGCAAAAATATAATAAAGAAAAAGCTATCGTATACAATACGCTTCAAATGTATCGTTGGGATCGTTTAGATTATTTAAAAAAATTACATGCTCAAGCGGAACAAGAAGGTTTTCATATAGGAATGAAATTAGTTCGTGGAGCCTATATGGAAAAAGAAAATGCAAGAGCGCAAGAGAAAGGCTATAAAACACCTATTTGTGACTCTAAACAAGCTACTGATTATAATTTTAATGATGCAGTAGCTTATATGATGGAGCATATTGATAAAATGGCTATTTTTGCGGGTACTCACAATGAAGATAGTTCTTACAAACTAATGGAGATGATGGTGCATAAAGGAATTGCTAAAAATGACTTTAGAGTGTGGTTTGGTCAGTTATACGGTATGAGTGATAATATTAGTTATAATTTAGCCGCTAATGGGTATAATGTAGCTAAGTATTTGCCTTTTGGTCCCGTTAAAGATGTTATGCCTTATCTAATTAGAAGAGCAGAGGAAAATACTTCTGTTGCAGGTCAAACAAGTAGAGAGCTTACCTTAATTAAAAGAGAAAGAAACAGAAGAAAAGGAAAATAAAAAAATATTGCAGTTTTATTTTCTTTTATATTAAAACTGCAATATTTTTGATATTTTATATAAATGAATTTAACTATTTTAGGCTGTTATGCTGCTACACCTAGGACATTCACAAACCCTACATCACAGGTTTTAGAAATTAGTAATCGATTATTTTTAATTGACTGTGGTGAAGGAACACAAACGCAATTACGAAAAAATAAAATCCGTTTTACAGCTATTAATCAAATTTTTATTTCTCATTTACATGGAGATCATTTTTACGGGTTAATTGGTTTGATTTCTACCTTTACCTTATTAAACAGGCATAACCCGCTGACTATTTATGGACCAGTGGGGATTAAGGAAGTTATTAAGTTACAACTTCGTTTAGCAAATTCATGGCCTCAATATGAATTAAATTTTGTAGAGCTTAAATCAAAAAAATCGGAAGTTATTTATGAAGATAAAAAAATAGTAGTACGAACAATTCCTTTAAAACATAGGGTGTATACAAATGGTTTTTTATTTACAGAAAAAACCAAAGAACGTAAACTCAATGTAGATAAAGTACAGGAATACCAAATAGAGAGTTGTTATTTTCAAAATATTAAAAACGGACGTGATATTACTTTAGATGATGGAAGGGTAATTCCAAATCATGTTTTAAGTTTTGATCCACCTAAATCAGAAAGTTATGCTTTTTGTTCTGATACCCAGTATGACGAAAGTATTGTTCCTATTATAAAAGGAGTACAAGTGCTTTATCATGAATCTACATTCTTAAATGCAGAGGAACATGTAGCAGAAAAAACAATGCATTCAACCGCTGAGCAAGCTGCTAAAATTGCTCACCAAGCTAATGTAGGTAAATTAATTTTGGGGCATTATTCAACCCGTTATGAATCTATAAAGCTCTTTAAAAAAGAAGCTGAATCTATATTTAAAAATGTTTTATTAGGGGATGATGGTGCTAATTTTAAATTCTAAAACAATCCCTCTTTAAATCTTAATTATTAATTTAGTTTAATGATTATATAAAATATATTTATATGATTAATTGATCAGTATATTATTTAAAAGGAATAAATATTAGAGTGTTTTTTCAAAAATCTTATTTAGCCTAATATTCTAGTTCTTTTTGATTAAATTCTTTTAAATAAACTTTTTGAACAGTTTAAAATATATACTTTTAATTTATAAAAATGATTACTACTCTGTTCTTATCAATTGTATTAAAATTGGTAAAAAAAGATAATTAAATAAAATCTTGGTTATATAAATTCAGTGTGCTAGCTTTAATCTTTGAATTTCTTTTGTAATAGAGGATAAAAAGTAATTGAAAGAGATAAAGTATTATTGTCTCGTTTTCAGGTTGAAATTTTGATATGGTAAAATCATTTTTTTAACACAAAAAGAGTTTTAGCTGTCATAGCATTTTTTTAATCTGGTTTTTATGTGATATTAAAATAGATGTAAAACAAAATAAACATAATTAAATCATAAAAATGGAAGATTTAAGTAATTATAGAAAAGTATATCAAAAGAGTGAATTGCTAGAGAAAAATATTCCAGAAGATCCAATTAATCTTTTTCATCGTTGGTTTCACGAAGTAGAGGATTTTGGAGGAGTAGATGAAGTAAATGCAATGACTGTTTCAACAATAGGTTTAGATGGTTTTCCTAAAGCAAGAGTAGTGTTGTTAAAAAAATATAATGAAGAAGGATTTGTTTTTTATACTAATTATTTATCAGAAAAAGGAAAAGCAATAGCAAATAATCCTAAT
Coding sequences:
- the rpsA gene encoding 30S ribosomal protein S1, translated to MSEITKEQEQFLADFNWHNYAEGIDAVDAKNLQEFEDLVAKTFISTGAEEVVEGVVVRITERDAIVDINAKSEGVISLNEFRYNPALKVGDKVEVLIDIREDKSGQLVLSHKKARTIKAWDRVIAANESGEIVNGFVKCRTKGGMIVDVFGIEAFLPGSQIDVKPIRDYDQYVNKMMEFKVVKINHEFKNVVVSHKALIEADIEVQKKEIIGQLEKGQVLEGVVKNITSYGVFIDLGGVDGLIHITDLSWSRINHPSEVLELDQKLNVVILDFDDEKTRIQLGLKQLNAHPWDALDANLAVGDKVKGKVVVLADYGAFIEVAEGVEGLIHVSEMSWSTHLRSAQDFVKIGDEVEAVILTLDREERKMSLGIKQLTNDPWTDITAKYPVGSKHTGTVRNFTNFGIFVELEEGIDGLVYISDLSWTKKIKHPSEFVNVGDKLDVVVLELDVDARKLSLGHKQTTANPWDKHEDAFAVGTVHNGTISEMVDKGATVDFGDDVVAFIPTRHLEKEDGKKLKKGDTADFKVIEFNKEFKRVVASHTAIFREEEEKVVKEAESKTTSTQAEKSTLGDIDALAELKAKMERGEK
- a CDS encoding DUF7619 domain-containing protein; this translates as MLFNHANNHNYVFFKIKIKLNLVAGNSFSKNANIYFDYNFSITTNTATMTIAALKNKILNSIVILDCIQIL
- a CDS encoding T9SS type A sorting domain-containing protein, with the protein product MKWIQFRYNALEQLVFVIPSAQNMNTIDVSSLTSGNYFIKIKSDKGTSNTKFLKQ
- the pyrR gene encoding bifunctional pyr operon transcriptional regulator/uracil phosphoribosyltransferase PyrR; this encodes MSHKTLLTSTEVNIILHRLACQLIENHLDFSETVLIGIQPRGVYLAKRLLQILEQEYEVPSVQIGYLDITFFRDDFRRGETLEANKTQIDFLVEGKKVIFIDDVLYTGRSINAALQALQSFGRPSEVELLVLIDRRFSRHLPIQPDYRGRQVDAINYEKVVVKWKEIHGEDAVELITK
- a CDS encoding aspartate carbamoyltransferase catalytic subunit; this encodes MKELSVNHLLGIKYITEEDIQLIFETADHFKEVINRPIKKVPSLRDITIANIFFENSTRTKLSFELAQKRLSADIVNFAASSSSVTKGETLIDTVNNILSMKVDMVVMRHSSPGAAVFLSKNVKASIVNAGDGAHEHPTQALLDAYTIREKLGDVAGKKVVIVGDILHSRVALSNIYSLQKLGAQVKVCGPNTLIPRYIRELGVEVEPNLRKALEWCDVANMLRVQNERLDVSYFPSTREYTMQYGLDKDLLNSLNKEIVVMHPGPINRGVEITSDVADSKQSVILDQVENGVAVRMAVIYLLASKIK
- a CDS encoding ribonuclease Z is translated as MKVDQRGHTTIIKDTEGSSDVFLQKLISQYNTFKDVNLIIDITHDDSVNLEAINSFIELSDKHKALKKSFVLVAEGIDFNEVPDSILVVPTLLEAHDIIEMEEIERDLGF
- a CDS encoding helix-turn-helix domain-containing protein, yielding MSRQYLNKIFTKQVKKSPTEFRKIHRFRISLVNQIREGNFTKLSYESQFYDQSHFVRDFKDLTSFKPTDFLKCRYKQRKYMVSFLT
- a CDS encoding DNA primase, which codes for MKRVIVDYSKLTSEILNLLVEKFPEGYDDSDIIRFKNAKNETIEAVEVKTEDTIYLVKVSTKLADRIVNFDDDDDIDGDDTLDALKDLEIDSDAASDEEKEDQSEDEDEDQEDEDEDQDEDEDQD
- a CDS encoding deoxyhypusine synthase family protein — encoded protein: MNKGPISQFIEKHYLHFNAAALVDAAKGYEEHLLDNGKMMITLAGAMSTAELGKSLAEMIRQDKVHIISCTGANLEEDIMNLVAHNSYKRVPNYRDLSPQEEWDLLENHYNRVTDTCIPEEEAFRRLQSHLYDIWNKADKSGERYFPHEFMYQMINSGVLEQYYEIDPKDSWMVAAAEKNLPIVVPGWEDSTMGNIFASYCIKGEFQATTMKSGVEYMMWLADWYTKNCEGKGIGFFQIGGGIAGDFPICVVPMLYQDMEMHDVPFWSYFCQISDSTTSYGSYSGAVPNEKITWGKLDITTPKFIVESDATIVAPLIFAYVLGQ
- a CDS encoding arginine decarboxylase, whose protein sequence is MNTKYFDLINQTFYFPQEEFTLNKDHLQFHGIDLMKLVEQYGTPLKFTYLPKISQNINKAKMWFRNAMEKHGYEAKYYYCYCTKSSHFEFILNEALKNNIHIETSSAFDINIVEKLMEDGRINKNTFVVCNGFKRGQYVSNIARLINNGHKNTVPVIDNFEELDLLQEEIDGKFKIGIRIAAEEEPKFEFYTSRLGIGYKDIVPFYRKNIQDNKKVELKMLHFFINAGIRDTAYYWNELLKCMKVYINLKKECPTLDSLNIGGGFPIKNSLAFEYDYQYMVDEILNQIKIACDEAEVPVPHIFTEFGSFTVGEAGGAIYQVLYQKKQNDRENWNMIDSSFITTLPDTWAINKRFVMLAVNRWNDTYERVLLGGLTCDGDDYYNSEQHMNAIYLPKYNKEKPLYIGFFNTGAYQETIGGHGGLHHCILPQPKHILIDKDKNGIFATEVFSEEQKAEEILEILGYNKK
- the aroB gene encoding 3-dehydroquinate synthase codes for the protein MQAFSSVHFVNDNYLGLNQFLKENQFSKIFILVDENTNEYCLPHFLSYLETELPLEIIELEAGEENKTIETCVNVWEALTELGADRKSLIINVGGGVITDMGGFIASTFKRGLSFINIPTTLLAMVDASIGGKNGVDLGGLKNQIGTITQPEMVLINTQFLQSLSQRELRSGLAEMLKHGLIGNKNHWNRFKDLTNINFQEFDFLIEESIAVKAKIVKEDPREIGIRKALNFGHTLGHAIETYFLEHPNKERLLHGEAIACGIILESFLSVKKDLLSLNEYLEIKNLILNLYDSINFNDNEINFIMNLLIHDKKNEFGKIQFTLLNSIGQCIINQTVTDFDILAAFDDYKN